The following are from one region of the Strix uralensis isolate ZFMK-TIS-50842 chromosome 4, bStrUra1, whole genome shotgun sequence genome:
- the SPCS3 gene encoding signal peptidase complex subunit 3 produces MNTVLSRANSLFAFSLSVMAALTFGCFITTAFKERSVPVSIAVSRVTLKNVEDFTGPRERSDLGFITFDITADLQSIFDWNVKQLFLYLSAEYSTKNNALNQVVLWDKIMLRGDNPRLFLKDMKSKYFFFDDGNGLKGNRNVTLTLSWNVVPNAGILPLVTGSGHVSVPFPDTYETTKSY; encoded by the exons ATGAACACGGTGCTGTCCCGGGCCAACTCGCTCTTCGCCTTCTCTTTGAGCGTGATGGCGGCGCTCACCTTCGGCTGCTTCATCACCACCGCCTTCAAGGAGCGCAGCGTGCCCGTCAGCATCGCCGTCTCCCGGGTCACGCT aAAAAATGTAGAAGATTTCACTGGACCTAGAGAAAGAAGTGATCTGGGATTCATCACATTTGACATTACTGCAGAT CTGCAGAGTATATTTGACTGGAATGTTAAACAATTGTTTCTATATTTGTCTGCAGAATATTCAACAAAAAACAAT GCTCTAAACCAGGTGGTCCTTTGGGACAAGATAATGTTGAGAGGCGATAACCCAAGGCTGTTCTTGAAAGACATGAAGTCAAAGTACTTTTTCTTCGATGATGGAAATGGTCTCAA GGGAAACAGGAATGTCACTTTGACTCTCTCCTGGAATGTTGTACCAAATGCTGGCATTCTACCTCTTGTAACAGGATCAGGACATGTGTCTGTACCTTTCCCAGATACCTATGAAACAACGAAAAGTTATTAA